In the genome of Nymphaea colorata isolate Beijing-Zhang1983 chromosome 9, ASM883128v2, whole genome shotgun sequence, one region contains:
- the LOC116261395 gene encoding aspartyl protease family protein 2-like: MGRRRLLPLFFFLLIATSSAVPLLYNSLDVRPLSRPSTLDSALPWSETLEATESTTDSAASSSPSLVFRLEHRDSLALNSSAAELFSLRLDRDSARVYSIDSRLAQQTHGRPISHGPSGAVPRPRRNVTRHLPSRRPRSFSSSIVSGLSQGSGEYFTRVGVGTPSHSMYMVVDTGSDVMWIQCSPCLRCYTQSDPLFNPRASSSFVNLPCSSPICRQLDTSGCSRRRSCLYQVSYGDGSSTVGDFSTETLTFGRTSIGRVALGCGHDNEGLFVGAAGLLGLGHGDLSFPSQVGRIFGRRFSYCLSDRQAGSTPSSTLIFGDAALPAPGRGAVFAPMVANPKLGTFYYVQLVGISVGGARVNVAASEFQISANGNGGVIVDSGTSVTRLVQPAYIAMRDAFRAGTTQLNRTTAGFSLFDTCYDLSGKDVVKVPTVVFHFGRGSDLSLPASNYLIPVNTAGLFCFAFAGTSSGLTIIGNIQQQGIRVVFDPVASRVGFVPHACG; encoded by the coding sequence ATGGGGCGGCGACGATTGTTGCcgctcttcttcttcctcctcatcgCCACCTCCTCGGCCGTGCCGCTGCTCTACAATAGCCTTGACGTGCGCCCTCTGTCGAGACCATCCACCCTCGATTCCGCCCTTCCCTGGAGCGAGACCCTTGAAGCGACCGAATCCACCACCGACTCAgccgcctcctcctccccctccctcgTCTTCCGCCTCGAGCACCGCGACTCTCTCGCCCTCAACTCCAGCGCGGCGGAGCTCTTCTCTCTCCGTCTCGACCGCGACTCCGCCCGCGTCTACTCCATCGATTCTCGGCTTGCCCAACAAACCCATGGCAGGCCCATCTCGCACGGTCCCTCTGGAGCCGTTCCCCGGCCTCGCCGGAACGTCACGCGCCACCTGCCCTCGCGTCGGCCGAGGTCATTCTCCTCCTCCATTGTCTCCGGCCTCTCGCAGGGCAGCGGCGAGTACTTCACGCGTGTGGGAGTCGGAACGCCGTCCCACTCAATGTACATGGTGGTGGACACCGGCAGCGATGTGATGTGGATCCAGTGTTCTCCTTGCCTTCGCTGCTACACACAATCGGACCCGCTCTTCAACCCCAGGGCGTCATCGTCGTTCGTCAACCTGCCGTGCTCCTCGCCCATTTGCCGGCAGCTGGATACCTCCGGCTGCTCCAGGCGCCGTTCGTGCCTTTACCAAGTGTCTTACGGCGACGGATCCTCCACTGTGGGCGACTTTTCCACCGAGACCCTGACCTTCGGACGGACTTCCATCGGCCGAGTCGCCCTCGGCTGCGGCCACGACAACGAGGGCTTGTTTGTGGGAGCCGCCGGTCTCCTCGGTCTCGGCCACGGCGACCTTTCCTTCCCTTCGCAGGTCGGCCGGATCTTCGGTCGGCGCTTCTCTTACTGCCTCTCCGACCGTCAAGCTGGCTCCACTCCGTCATCGACGCTCATCTTTGGTGACGCTGCACTGCCGGCTCCCGGGCGCGGCGCGGTGTTCGCTCCCATGGTGGCGAACCCCAAGTTAGGGACCTTCTACTACGTCCAGCTGGTCGGAATCAGCGTGGGCGGCGCGCGAGTGAATGTCGCGGCGTCTGAGTTCCAGATCTCTGCCAACGGAAACGGTGGGGTGATCGTCGACTCCGGAACCTCCGTCACCCGCCTGGTACAACCGGCGTACATCGCGATGAGGGACGCTTTCCGAGCTGGGACGACGCAGCTGAACCGCACGACCGCTGGATTCTCTCTCTTCGACACGTGCTACGACCTGAGCGGCAAGGATGTCGTGAAGGTGCCCACTGTCGTCTTCCACTTCGGTCGAGGTTCCGACCTGTCACTGCCGGCGAGCAACTACCTGATTCCGGTGAACACCGCCGGCCTGTTCTGCTTCGCCTTCGCCGGGACCAGCAGCGGCCTCACCATCATCGGCAACATCCAGCAGCAGGGCATTCGGGTCGTCTTCGACCCCGTCGCGTCCCGAGTCGGTTTCGTCCCTCACGCCTGCGGGTAG